The Pirellulales bacterium sequence TCTTGGGATATGGCTCGACAAAGACGACGCGACTGATGCCAGCCGCGAGGATATGCCTCGCGCAATCATGACACGGAAAGGTAGTGCAGTAGACCGTGCAGCCCCTAACGGACGTTCCCCTGCGCGCGGCATCGAGGAGAGCTGCCATCTCAGCATGAACGCACCGGCCGAACTCGATGACGTTCATAATCTGGGCGTCCTTCATCAATGCCAACGGCCCGTCAAGCGCCCTTCCAACCAATTCATCGACCCCAAGAGCCGATTTATCGTCAGCCAGCCATTTTTGTTCCATGAGGCGGTGCAGTATCTCCGCCAGCATCCGGCGCTTTAGTCGATCGTTCGTCTCTTCTCCAAGGACAAAGTCACGTTGATCCGGTTCGTCGCCGGCCCAGCAAAGCCCGCCGCCCGCCCTTGGGACTTCATTGGCGCCCGCTGCGATAATGTCGCCTTCCGCCGAGGCGACGACCGCGCCGACTTGCCGCTGCAACGATGCGGAACGGAGTGCGGCGGCGCGCGCGTGGAACATGCCATACTCATCCCGAGTCGGTGTGTGAAAAGAGTTGCCGAACAGCAGCTCGATGACTCGATTGATCTCCCTCTGCAACCGATTCGCGTCGCTGGCGTCGATGAAGAAATCCGCACGTGGATAGACCTCGCGAACGTTTTGACCGAATTTATCGAGCGTCTCCGCTTCGTCTCGCTTGATAAGCTCTTGTGCGTCTGGCAAACGATTCTCCGAATGGAATTCGTTATACGAGGCGGCGATCCGTGACGCGAGATTCTGCAGACGCCGTGATTGCGGCGAATAGGCGGCGACCAACACGAAGGCTGGGCCATAGACACGTCTCAAAAGCGAGACTTCATCCGGGTGTTTAAGCGAACGCAGCAGATATGCGTGCCGAGGGAGCGGCGCATCCTCGGAGCCGCAAGATTTGCGGACTTCGCGAATTGCACCGATCGCTATTGCCGCCAAAGCATCCCCGCGCTGCATCTTCTTGCGCAGCTCATTTCCGGCATCCATGTGCGAATGGTAGCGCCGGTCCTCCGGGCGCTCGACGAGCGGAACGCCGATGGAGTTTCGCACGTCGTCTAAAAGTTGGCTCAGGCGGATGCGGTCGCACGCGTAGTTGACGGCCTTGAGCGACTTTTCGATTGCCGCCGACACCGGCTCGAGGTCTGTGCCGATCGCAGCAACAAGCCCGATAACAAGTTCAGGCCCTTCCACTTTAGCCGAATCAGCGCACATCGCCTGCCGAAACCCGCGGAACTTCATTAAATGCAGAGTGACCACCAATGATAGGTGAGTTAGCTGCTAGCCGCAACTAGGCGGCGGGAGCGCATTTCAGCCCTCGCGGATGTGGCGACGGTGGTCGCCGAGCGCGTGGCGGGACCCTGATGCACGCCAATCGGTTTGATGCTTGCTGTTCTCGTCGAGCGCCAGGCCCAGCTTTTGAATGGTGCAGACGATGACCTTGTCGGCGGCGTCGTCGGAAAGCAGGCGATCGACGAGTGCCCGGGTGTTGGTGTTCTCTTCGACACAGCCTTCCTGGAAACGGTTGAACTCTTCGCGGGTTTGCCGGTCGAGGTCTTTGCGGTCGACGACGAACAGGCACTTGTCGACGCTGAGGTTCGCCTTGAGTGGCGTCGAAGCCTTGAAACTGGTGAGCGTCTTGCCGCTGCCGGTGGTATGCCAGACGTAGCCGTTGCCGAGGTTTTTGTCGATACAGTCCACGATGTTTTTGACGGCGTAAATCTGGTACGGCGGCATCATCAGCAGTTTTTGTTCGCTGGCGACCAGCACCATGTATCGGCTGATCGTTTCCGCGAGCGTACACTTCGCCAAAAATTCATCGGCGAACGCGTCGAGCCCCTTGACCTTCGAATTGTCGGCGAGCGCGTGCTCATAGATGCGCAAAAAGCGCTCGTCGGCGTTGAAGGCGAAATGGCGGGCGTTATTGTTGGCGAAGTAATAGGTGCTGTCGCGGTTGGTGACGATGAAGAGTTGCACGAAGCAGAGGATCGTGCGCGTGTAGCCGTTGCCGGGGTCGTTCTTGTATTCGACGATCTGCTCGATGGCGCGGCGGGGGTTGATGCCGAGGGTTTTGAGCTCGGTCTGCGCGGCGGGGATGCCGTTGACGAGCAGGATGACGTCGTAGCGGTGGTGGCTGTTGTCGGTGTTGATGCGGAGTTGGCTGACGACCTCGAACGTGTTTTTGCACCACTCGTCGATGTTGACGAGCGTGAAGTTGAGCGGGGTGCCGTCGTCGCGGGTGAAGCTGCTGCGGTTGCGGAGGGTGTGGGCGGCGGTGAAGACATCGGGAGTGACGATTTCCTCAAGCAGGCGTTGGAATTCGGCATCCGTGAGGCGGACGTGGTTGAGTGCCTCGAACTTCTTGCGGAAGTTTTTCTCCAGCGCGGCCCGGTCGCGGATGTCCGCCCGGTATTCGTACTTCAAGTCTTGAAGCTTCTCGATAAGCTGGTTTTCAAGCTTGTGTTCAGGCGAAGTCATGGCAATCTCTTTCTGATACCGGTCCACGCTCGCTACTTTGGCTTTACCGGCTTCGCCGTCTTCTTCAGCAGCTTTTCCAAGTCCGCTCGCTTGAACAGTCGATAGCCATTCACCGGGTTTCGGTGCATCGGGATTTTGCCTTCCCTGGCCCATGCCCGGAGCGTGTTTTGGGAGACGCCGAGGATGTCGGCCGCCTCTGCCGTCATGAAGTAGTCGGTGAGTTTCTGCATGGTTTCGGTCCCGAAGGGGGACGATTCGTACCGGGCATGAGTCTAGCAAGCCCCGCAACGCCGCGATACGGCCGCGCGGACGTCCGTGGACTAGGTTCAAGACGCCCGCATTTTAGTCGGACTGCCGAAGAGCCGGCAATCCGGGCCGCTGTCGGCGGCCGCCGCCTGCTTCGGCTGTTGAAGAAATGGCTTCGAGCCGGGGTTTCGGAGGACGGCCAATGGTCGCCGAGCATGTTTGGAACACCGCAAGGGCCATCCCTACCGCGATACTATTTTAGAAATCGTTCTGCGTGGATGAGCGAAAAGGCCCGCACGCCTCGCTCCAGAATGGCCCATCGTGTTCGAGGTAGGCCTGCCAGTTCATCGCTTTCCGAACTGGGGAAAGGGGGCGGTGTCGGCGCATCGCCACCGCGACGACCACCGAGACCACGCGCGCGTTCCCAACACGGTCGCCGCTTCCGCGGCGACCACCTCATGAATAATCCGGGTCAGGCGTCAGGCATCAGGTTGCTTGTCCTGACGCCTGAAACCTGACGCCTCAAATCGGTGGGCCGGCGCTCGCAAGCTCGCTGGTCCCACCCTACGTTTAGCAACGAGGTAACGCCAAGAGTAAAGACCTGCTTCACTTCTCAAACAAATCGTGCTCCGGCCAGTGCGTCACTTCGCCGGCCGCACGCCACATCAATTCGTCGATCTCGCGCTGCATCGGGCGGAGCTGATCGTCGCGGGGCCGGCCGTTGAACAGCGCGGCCCACGCGCGCCCGTCGCTGGTGCGGACCAGAATCGTCACCGTGCCGGGCAACGAACCGGTGTGCCACCAGTTCGCACCCTCGGCGGTCGGGCGAATGTTCCAGCCGAGGCCGTAAAACGTGGGCTGGTGCTGAGAAACGGGCGGCGCCGGCCGCGTTGCGATCAAGCGGACGCTTTCCGGCGACAACAGCGCCGGCGGCCGAGCGCCGTCCACGGCGGAAGCGAACCGCACTAGGTCGGCCGCCGAAGCGGTCCAGCCACCGTGGGCATCCATCGCCTCGATATAAAAACCTCCGTCGGGCCAGGCCACCGGTTCCTTCACGTCGGGAAAGACGCTCGCCGTCGGGCCTTCGACCGTGTGATAATATCGCACTTCGGCGTCGGCCCGATCGCCGGGCCGCGTGCGGCCAAGCCGCATCCGCTCAATGCCACACGGCGCGAGCACCAGCTCTCGGAGGGCTTCTTCGTACGGCTTGCCCGTGATCGCTTCGATGACCCGGCCGAGCAGGCAGTAACCGAAGTTGGAATAGGCGT is a genomic window containing:
- a CDS encoding anti-phage dCTP deaminase: MVTLHLMKFRGFRQAMCADSAKVEGPELVIGLVAAIGTDLEPVSAAIEKSLKAVNYACDRIRLSQLLDDVRNSIGVPLVERPEDRRYHSHMDAGNELRKKMQRGDALAAIAIGAIREVRKSCGSEDAPLPRHAYLLRSLKHPDEVSLLRRVYGPAFVLVAAYSPQSRRLQNLASRIAASYNEFHSENRLPDAQELIKRDEAETLDKFGQNVREVYPRADFFIDASDANRLQREINRVIELLFGNSFHTPTRDEYGMFHARAAALRSASLQRQVGAVVASAEGDIIAAGANEVPRAGGGLCWAGDEPDQRDFVLGEETNDRLKRRMLAEILHRLMEQKWLADDKSALGVDELVGRALDGPLALMKDAQIMNVIEFGRCVHAEMAALLDAARRGTSVRGCTVYCTTFPCHDCARHILAAGISRVVFVEPYPK
- a CDS encoding type I restriction endonuclease, whose translation is MTSPEHKLENQLIEKLQDLKYEYRADIRDRAALEKNFRKKFEALNHVRLTDAEFQRLLEEIVTPDVFTAAHTLRNRSSFTRDDGTPLNFTLVNIDEWCKNTFEVVSQLRINTDNSHHRYDVILLVNGIPAAQTELKTLGINPRRAIEQIVEYKNDPGNGYTRTILCFVQLFIVTNRDSTYYFANNNARHFAFNADERFLRIYEHALADNSKVKGLDAFADEFLAKCTLAETISRYMVLVASEQKLLMMPPYQIYAVKNIVDCIDKNLGNGYVWHTTGSGKTLTSFKASTPLKANLSVDKCLFVVDRKDLDRQTREEFNRFQEGCVEENTNTRALVDRLLSDDAADKVIVCTIQKLGLALDENSKHQTDWRASGSRHALGDHRRHIREG
- a CDS encoding helix-turn-helix domain-containing protein, with amino-acid sequence MQKLTDYFMTAEAADILGVSQNTLRAWAREGKIPMHRNPVNGYRLFKRADLEKLLKKTAKPVKPK
- a CDS encoding serine hydrolase domain-containing protein — translated: MSTRISAILVASIIAAPLWAQDDALPSAGKTVPGMESYDRFIPAFLHKWQLPGGSIAVAKNGRLLLARGYGWADVEAKKPVGPGSLFRIASVSKPITAAAVLRLAEQQRLSLDDRAFDLLPKFRLPDGPGIDARLRTITVRQLLQHTAGWDRDKSFDPMFRPGIIAQATGTPSPATSEAIVRYMLRQPLDFSPGQRYAYSNFGYCLLGRVIEAITGKPYEEALRELVLAPCGIERMRLGRTRPGDRADAEVRYYHTVEGPTASVFPDVKEPVAWPDGGFYIEAMDAHGGWTASAADLVRFASAVDGARPPALLSPESVRLIATRPAPPVSQHQPTFYGLGWNIRPTAEGANWWHTGSLPGTVTILVRTSDGRAWAALFNGRPRDDQLRPMQREIDELMWRAAGEVTHWPEHDLFEK